One window of the Triticum dicoccoides isolate Atlit2015 ecotype Zavitan chromosome 3B, WEW_v2.0, whole genome shotgun sequence genome contains the following:
- the LOC119274204 gene encoding brassinosteroid LRR receptor kinase BRI1-like encodes MKAAGLVKEALVRHHVITSKGDGGMNHEASEAVREETGLGDHEHEAAMSGAQLDGGRREVTSHVPVAAEGPVEGEADHETARLDRLVVEELGPPDPPLGVTPLAVTTALSLSSPMRTAQLCLAAAARWRRAVMGAPRCQNKRECEYLAVRLSIIGDVLPRLPRDADVDRPLRELGKTLGEAHELVLACQNWSTARQLIGARRHADSLKEVSTRIDSYINLLNLVFNTTAGRSPRHHTTTAPSPGSSSCAAGPVRLTWADIAAATNYFAVKLVRGSSEALYKGRLRDGPEVAVKVLNKNGRRDVDGALVAEVEILFPIRHQHIVRLVAWCSEEEDRMCVYEHEQMSNGTLRDHLMRLRRRARVRARLQGSSSSSSPVRATWKARVEVLVGASQAIEHLHGRAVIHRNVSSFNILLDGSWSPRLSSFGEAILQEATGDQLVAEVVGTPGYLDPEYRRTSEGDRSPNFCHSSEGDRSPNFCQP; translated from the exons ATGAAGGCAGCAGGTCTCGTGAAGGAGGCGCTGGTCAGACACCACGTGATTACCAGCAAAGGTGACGGCGGGATGAACCATGAAGCGTCGGAGGCTGTTCGGGAGGAGACCGGCCTTGGCGACCACGAACACGAGGCAGCGATGTCCGGCGCACAGCTGGATGGTGGCCGGCGGGAGGTGACGTCACACGTCCCCGTGGCCGCGGAGGGGCCTGTTGAGGGCGAGGCCGACCACGAGACGGCCAGGTTGGACCGCCTGGTCGTTGAGGAGCTTGGTCCTCCGGATCCACCGCTGGGCGTCACTCCGCTGGCGGTGACGACCGCGCTCAGCTTGTCCTCGCCCATGCGCACGGCGCAACTATGCCTTGCGGCCGCGGCACGCTGGAGGCGAGCCGTGATG GGGGCCCCTCGATGCCAGAACAAGCGGGAGTGCGAGTACCTCGCGGTCCGCCTGTCCATCATCGGCGACGTGCTGCCTCGCCTGCCGCGGGACGCGGACGTGGATCGGCCGCTCAGAGAGCTGGGCAAGACGCTGGGCGAAGCGCACGAGCTGGTCCTCGCCTGCCAGAATTGGAGCACAGCCAGGCAGCTCATCGGCGCCCGCCGCCATGCCGACAGCTTGAAGGAGGTCAGTACGAGGATCGACTCCTACATCAACCTCTTGAACTTGGTCTTCAATACCACCGCCGGCCGCTCCCCTCGCCACCACACgacgacggcgccgtcgccgggcaGTTCCTCTTGTGCAGCCGGCCCGGTGAGGCTCACGTGGGCGGATATTGCAGCGGCGACCAATTACTTCGCCGTCAAACTCGTCCGAGGCAGCTCGGAGGCGTTGTACAAGGGCCGTCTCCGCGACGGCCCGGAGGTGGCCGTGAAGGTGCTGAACAAGAACGGGCGGCGGGACGTGGACGGCGCGCTCGTGGCGGAGGTCGAGATCCTCTTCCCCATCCGCCATCAACACATCGTGCGACTCGTCGCCTGGTGCTCCGAGGAGGAGGACCGCATGTGCGTCTACGAGCACGAGCAAATGAGCAACGGCACGCTCAGAGACCACCTGatgcgcctgcgccggcgcgcgcgCGTTCGAGCGCGCCTGCAGGGCAGCTCCTCTAGCTCGTCGCCGGTGAGGGCGACCTGGAAGGCGCGCGTCGAGGTGCTGGTGGGTGCGTCGCAGGCCATCGAGCACTTGCACGGCCGCGCGGTAATCCATCGCAACGTCAGCTCGTTCAACATCCTCCTTGACGGAAGCTGGTCACCGCGCCTGTCCAGCTTCGGCGAAGCGATCTTGCAGGAGGCGACCGGCGACCAGCTTGTCGCCGAGGTCGTCGGCACGCCCGGTTATCTCGACCCGGAGTACCGCCGCACGAGCGAGGGTGACCGCTCACCAAATTTTTGTCACTCGAGCGAGGGTGACCGCTCACCAAATTTTTGTCAACCGTAG